From Mobula hypostoma chromosome 3, sMobHyp1.1, whole genome shotgun sequence:
cccccccacctccttgtctttcttcccggacctcctgtcccatgatcctcttgtatccccttttgcctatcacctgtccagctcttggctctatccctccccctcccgtcttctcctatcattttggatctccccctccccctcccactttcaaatctcgtactagctcttccttcagttagtcctgacgaagggtctcggcctgaaacgtcgactgcacctcttcctacagatgctgctcggcctgctgcgttcaccagcaactttgatgtgtgttgtttagaaTAGATAATTAGCTTTAGTTTTAAGCTAAAGGAATAATGGtgtcatgaggaattctgcagatgatggaaattcaagcaacacacatcaaagttgctggtgaatgcagcaggccaggcagcatctctaggaagaggcacagtcgacgtttcagaccgagacccttcgtcaggactaataatGGTGTCTTTTTCTTGTTTGAGAATGTATTGTTTAGGTTTAATAGCATTGTTTTGATACCTCCGGAGACTGTTTTTGcattcctagtttattttcaatgattaaCTATAAGCAtcttttttctgcttctctgcTGGGCTTTTCTTATCTCAGGGTCACGTGATTTCTTtgtaaaggggaggggggaattgggaGAAAAGCTTCTAAATCACTATTTATATTGAGCTGCACGTGGAGTTCTGCTTTTCTCTTTTCTTTGGGGAGGCATTCCGGCTTTTCCTTCCTTTTTGCCGGATTTCTACCTTTTGGGATGGGGGGAAGATTTGGGGTTTTTTTGCATTTTGGGGTTTATTACAGGATTTTTTTTCAGGTTTTTCCCCATTATGGAGctccggagcatgcgtgttttctatatggttatattcatcaccgccatctttgattAGCCCACGATGGTATGTGTGTATTTTCGTGTTTAAAACAATATCCTATGCTTATTAAGCAGATAAACATTATTAGTTGGAACGTATgtggctggaatcaccctattaaGTGAAAGAAGACTTTATTATTAACTGATTCCAGCCCGATATAATTTTTGTTCAAGAAACGTATATCAGAATGGGCGAtcagaatagattttttaaaacgtggAAGGGCCTGCAATATCATGCTACTTGTCTGAATAAAACAAAGGagtatatatttttattaaagctaatattttatttatccaagaAGATATCATCTCAGATATCAATGGTAGattttaattattaaaggaacaatttgtaatagaaaaattgtcttggttaatctatatggacctaatgtagatgatccttttttaaaaatgtatttggtttattaccagacttaaatgaatacatgctgctgatgggaggtgacttcaactgttgtttaaatcctttgattgataagagttcaaccaatcagcagcttcCGAGTTGTTCGGCaacacttattaattcctttttaattgattatggtttgatagaaATCTGGGGAGATCTACATCCTAATgatagagattattctttttattcacatgtcCATAAAATTACTCgcgaattgattattttatagctgatttccgatttttgtccgaagtccagaaatgtgaatatgatgctattgctgtCTCGGATCATGCACCTTTAAGCTTaacttttgaattgaatgatgttAGCAATGTAAACTTGCCTTGGCATTTTCCAGAAAACTTATTACAAAATTTGGGCTTTGCCAAATTTATAGGGATTCAAAtaaaagattctttttctttttaataatacagAAGATATGTTAcaattgattatatgggatatATTTAAAACGTATTTGTGAGGTCAGATAATCTCCTATTTGGCtaagcttaagaaacagacaaaaatagagttagataagatttcaaaacaaattaaagacttggataacacttatgcagtttctcctactattgatttatttaaacaaagggttgaacttcaatcacaatataatttattattaacttatcctattgaggGAAAgttgcttatattaaaaagtcaattttatgtgtttggagataaaaataataagctaCTAGCATCCCAACTAAAagcagttagagctaaaagacaaattttaaaaatttgtaagGGAGATTGTAGTTTAGCTTGTAactatgaagatattaataaaatttttcaagactattacagtgaactctataaatctcaatttccagctgatccttctaaaatgaatgcctttttacaaaagattgattttcctagaatatctgttgaagatcaacaaattcttgatactccttttactgaaagagaaattcagaaagctattctttcaatgcaatctggtaaagcttCTGGACTAGATGGttttttctgtaggattttataaaaaatttgaaaaattgcttactccttatatgttggaaatgtgtaaagattcttttttttgtttggagagttaccttttacattttatgaagcttctatttctttaattcttaaggaAAATAAAGACACTACAGATTGTGCTTCATACAGACCTATCTCATTATTAAATGTAGATtccaaaattctttcaaaaataatggttAATTGGTTGGAGAATatactagctaaaattatttctcaggaccaaacaggttttataaaaggccgttattccttctctaatactcggagactgttaaatattatatactcatccctgtctaagactccccaatgtgttgtttctcttgatgctgaaaaggcatttgatagagttgaatggaaatatttatttaacgttttagagaaatttagctttggtactaattttaataagtggattagaatgatatataattaaaagccctattgccactgtgattactaataactgtagatcccccTTTTCTCAACTTTTgcggggtacgagacaaggatgtccgttaagtcctttgctatttaatttggtgctggaacctttggctattgcacttcgtgaagccAAGGATATTCAAGGTATTTCCATAAATGAAATTATTTgaaagatttccctttatgctgatgatctcttagtttatatttcgaatcctgaagaatctattcctagtttattgaaattattaaatgaatttggaaagttttcaggatataacttaaacctgcataaaagtgaattatttcctttaaatgattctgctttataCATGATgatattccttttaaagttatggattcttttaaatatttaggtattatcatcactaaaaattatggagacctttataaagctaatttagttcccttagtggatcttatgaagcaattattttctagatggaatcttCTTATACTTTTGTTAGTTGatcgaattcatgcagttaaaatgatgatcttAAAATTTTTATCTGCATTtcaaaatatttctttttttaaactaagaagatttttgatcaggttgactctattatttcatcttttgtttggaataataaaagaccaagaattggaaaatatcatttacaaaaattaaaaatgtattattgggcagttaatatatgctatgcgtgttcttggttatattggaccgataaaaaGGAACCACCACCATGGGTTgatctggaattgaaagctgtgatacaattttatttaactttgttattaggagcttctttacctgtacaattagccaaaatttatATCTTAAATATTactcctatgattaagcagtcattacaaatttggtaccagtttcgtaaATTTTCTCATCTTAAAAAATTTagccttcttagtttaatttatcaaaactatttatttaaagcttcacttagtgatcctaccttttctctttggaggaataaaggaatttattcctttatgGACTTGTTTCAAGAAGGCTCATTGacgtcctttgagaaattagtaactaaatactctctgtcatactcacactttttgcaatatcttcaggtcagccattttttacaagaatatttaagtaattttccatacatacaagattctgacctgttagacactattttaaaaattaaccctttaatgaaaggttttattgtgaaaatttataatttactattacaacaggataattatcctctatttaagattaagcaagattgggaaagagagcttaacatgaccttgataacagaggattggttgcgaattttgaagttggttaactcttcttcgatttgcaCCAGTCATtctttgattcaatttaaaattgtacattattatttgacaaaggagagactgtctaaaatatttcctaatgttaatagtgtgatagatgtaaaactgagatagttaCATTGAcatatatgttttggtcatgttctgtactgaaacagttttggaaatctattttttctacaatttctaaagctttaaaaattaatttacaacctaataaattgacagttttgtttggtataattcctcaatatattcacggtatttctatatcagaccaatatACAATTACATTTATAACATTATTGGCtcgaagggctattttattaaaatggaaagatgcttctactcccactgtgatacaatggttctctcaggtgatgctatgtcttagtttggaaaaaaatcaggtcaaacttttgatcctcgatttgactttgagaaaaggtggggctcttttgcctgctactatcatttgatttgagttaattaagatggttcccttctgattcttgggtaaatggatttggttggtggATTGGTgtctttttgttttaaatatagaagcttgtatggtgtatagctccgggtttgtgctccaagtGGTTTCTTTCCCCcctcgtttttttttgtttgttagctgtttttttttgttttagttagtaggggttcttttttccttctttctttaaaaagaaagttttaacatttttaaaaattattattgatatattgtttagcttggttaatagtttgactcatcatacatattgatatattgacctgattattttaatgtattttttttgttgtcaattttcaataattattaatggaaagatttaaaaatgaaaatgatcaGGACTCTGAATGATGGTGTGAAATGCTGAACTATagccaatgaacagcatcctgacataggtgtttgtattgtccaggtggtctaaggccatgtgaagagccatggagattgtgtGTCATCAACCCattatggtgataggcaaattgcagtgggtccaggtccttgctgaggcaggagtttacTCTAGTTATGACCAActcctcaaagcatttcatcaccatagatgtgagtgctactagactatagtcattaaggtagctcacactatttttcttaggcactggtatattgttgcctttttgaaacagatGGGAACTTCCATCaacagcagtgagaagttgaaaatgctcTTGAATACACCTATCAGTTGATTGGcataagttttcagagccttaccaggtactccattggggccttctgccttgcgagggttcactctctttaaagacagcctaacatcagcctctgagacagatcacagggtcactgggtacaGCAGGcattttcacagctgtagttatgttctccctttcaaagcaggcacagaagacattgagttcatctggtagtgaagcatcactgccattcatgctatggGTTTTGCTTGCAGGAAGTAATGttctgcagaccctgccagagttgacttgCATCCAATGTTGCTTCCAACCACTCGGAGTTGTTTCTTTGCTTTTGGAACAGCCCTCAGCAAGttgtacctggttttcttgtatagACCTgtgtcaccagacttaaatgccacaggcCTCTCTCTCAGCAGATGaaccttctggttcatccatgtTATTTAGTTTGGGagtgtacagcaagttttcataggcactcactcatccacacaggttgtaatgaagtcaatgacagctgtaacacactcatccacattttTAGTTACCAGGAACACCGATGAAGACAAGacagtagatattgtctacatggattttagcaaggcacttcacaaggtcccatatgggaggttggtcaagaaggttaaattgcttggcattcaagatgtagtgaattggataagacattggctttgtgggagaagccagagagcatTAGTAGATGTTTGCTACTCTGACTGGAAGGCTGTGACTACTGGTGGGTGCTGGGTCTGCTATTGTATATCATttacatcaaccatctgggtaATAATGGTTTATGCTGTATGGGATGTTGAtgtatatttggagtattgtgtaaatctggtcacccacctacaggaaaaagATCAATACTGTTGAAAGCGTGAAATTAACATTTATAATATTGTTGCCAGCACTTGAGAACCCAAATTCATGTAGAAAGATCGAATAAGTTAGGAGAATgcaggaagatttgatagaggtgtacaaaatttatgaacagttttgatagggttaatgcaagcagtgTTTTTCATTGAGTTTGGGTGAGTCTAAAACCAAAGGTCATATTTTAAGTTTGAAAAGGGAAATATTTCAGGGGAGCCCAAGAGAATATCCTCACTTGGAGGATAGttcgagtgtggaatgagctgccagtggaagtggtgtatGTAGGATCACTTTCAACATTGAAGgcaaatttgggtaagtacagtGAAGGGAATGTTATGGAGGGTGATGGTCCTGGTGCACAAAGGGACTAACAAGAATAGTAATTTGTCATGAACTAGATGGGTCAGTTTCTGTGCAAAGAGCTCTATTACTATGCTCTGAGTACGGCtacaaaatatagaaacatagaaaacccacagcactatacaggcccttcagcccagaaagctgtgctgaacatgtccttaccttcaaactacctaggcttacccatatccctctatttttctaagctccatatacctgtccaggagtctcttaaaagaccccatcatatccacctccaccgctggtagcccattcctcacactcatcactctctgcgtaaaaaacttaccccgacatctctgaatctacttccaagcaccttaaaactatgccctctcgtgttagccatttcagccctggggaaaagcctctgactatccacatgatcaatgcctctcatcttatacacctctatcaggtcacctctcatcctctgtcgctccaaggagaaaaggctgaattcactcaacctattctcataaggcatgctccccaatccaggcaacatccttgtaaatctcctctgcaccctttctacagtttccacatccttcctgtagtgaggtgaccagaattgagcacagtactccaaatggggtctgaccagggacctatatagctgcaacattacctctcagttcctaaactcagtcccacaattgaggtccaatgcaccgtatacctttttaagcagagtcaacctgcacagcagatttgagtatcctatggactcataccccaagatccctccgatcctccacactgccaagagtctagccataaatgctatattctgccattatatctgacctaccaaaattaaccacctcacacttatctgggttgaaaccaactgccacttatcagcccagttttgcatcctatcaatgtcctgctgtaacctctgagagccctccacattatccacaacacccctaatctttgagtcatcagcaaatttactaacccatccctccacttcctcatctaggtcatttataaaaaaaaaaatcacaaagagtaagggtcccagaccagatccctgaggcacaccactggtcaccaacctccatgtagaatatgagccatctccaaccactctttgctttctgtgggcaagccagttctggatccacaaagcaatgtccccttggatctcatgcctccttactttctcaataagccttgcatgaggtaccatatcaaatgccttgctaaaatccatatacactacatctactgctctaccttcatcaatgcatttagtcacatcctcaaacatATAGGAGCAATATTCAGGCAATCATGATTCGATGAGCCTCTTCCCAACTATCCAACTATCCCCCCACCTCCACTCCATCATCCTGTCTTCACTCCTTACACTTGACATGCTCTATAACTGACTAACTCAAACTAACCTTTTGGCAACACAGTCTCTGCCAACAAAGTGCCTATTTATGCTAATCCTATTTTCTTGCACTCAGACTGCAACTCTCTGCCTAGGCTGCAGTTGTCAGAGGTTCTGGTTCCACCACACTTGGGGGGAATAGTTCACTTAATCATCTCCCACCACTTGGCATGAGGGCCTTTGCTCACGTTGGGGCAAGTTCCTTTCTGACCCTTCGCCATCTTTTAGATTCTACATACCTTAGTTTCACACTGTCAATCTCATATCCAATGAAGGCAGATTCCTAAACGTCTAACTGAAGCATTCCTTCTGTGGCGACATTcagtgaatttcctctgcaccctctccagtgatAGGCCTGTGACAGTGTGGTGACCGGAAACCGTGCTCTCAGCTGGTGGTTATATAATTGAACTATAATCTCACTGTTCATATCCTTTATGCCTGGCTGAAGTACTCTTGCTCCTGAATCACCAACTGTACCAAACATAACCACTTTTAGACCAATGTCTTCTCTAGGAATAATCTTGCTATTAGTCCTCCTAAAGTACATTGGCTTTCACCAGGTTGAATTTCATTGGCTGATCTTACCAATGAGCCGCCAAATCAACACTCCTTGCTCTCAACACTTTATATGAGATCCGACAAACGAGCACACATGCCAAACTGACTCGAACGTAGCAGGCAATAATGATCCATAAGGTACAGCACTAATCACAGGCTACCAAACAAACCTCCAGGAAAGCAGGAAGAAGCCAAAgtaacaaggtgggggggggggagaggagagtagaACAAGGTGGTGGGTGCAAGgtgggcaacacacaaaatgccggaggaactcagcaggccaggcagaatctatggggggggggggagaagtacagttgacattttggaccaaaccctcagcagtcctgccaaagggtttctccagcattttgtgcgcattgcttggagttccagcatctccagattttccaCTTGTTTGGGGTACTAGGTAAGGTGGTGGTGGGTAGGGgaaatgaagtgaaaagctggaagaggtaaaggggtgaagtggaaatctgataggaggggacactGGACCTTGGAGGAATGGGAGGAGGAGCCCCATAGGaaaatgatgggcaggtgagtagATGAGGGGTGACAGGGGGAGAAGCAGAATAGGGaatgaatggggggggggcagcagAAGAAAGACaatatcagaagttagagaaattgacatTCACAAAATCAGGCTGGAGGACTAAGTTTTTGACCAGACTGGTTCCTGATGGCAGAGCCAATCTCCCTTTGCTGCAACAATGGACGAGGAAACATTGCTGAAGCCCAGCCCCTACTGCACTGGGATGTCTGGCATCAGCTCTCCTGGCCCAGTTACTTTCACTAACATCTGGATCCTGTCTGACCTCCCCATTATACTGCAATGTCAACCAATCCACAGGGTCACTAGGGTGGGAGATTGTAGACTGAGAAACACacataaccctccccaccacacgGACCTATTCAAGTTTGTCCATATTCAGACACTACTGACAAAAGCTTTCCTTACAGTCATCACACTCCTAGATGATCGATTCAAAGCACACTTTTCCTGGGTGAAAAGGGAAAGCCAGATTGTATAGGTTTAGAGCAAGagaggagaaaattaaaaagaactgAAGGGCAATGTCTTCACATGGAGGGCAATGCATGAATAGAACAAGCTCCAAGTGTTAAAAGCAGATACAAGGCATGAAGCTTTGGTACCATAGCAGATTCTGGAATTAATACAGTTCCTTCTGGTGACCACCTATCTCTTGCTGTACTGTCATTACTTGTAACCACATCAAACACCATGTGATCACAGCCACAGTGCATGTAGCTGGATACAATTGATCTACATCCAATACAAACAGCCTCATTCCGGAAACTTGTCAGGGAATAGTCTGCTTCCCCTTCATGGGTACATCAATTTGGGGAAGGAAATGGAGTCTGTGCAACACTCCAGGAGCAATCAAGGACTagagttaaaagcaaggacagtaaaggtagggagagccagccttggataaccaaGGAAATAAAAGGAATCAAAAACTAAAAGCTTGTGTGTACAAAGTCACTAAGAGTAAtgggaaactttaaaaagcaacaaagaaacaCCAAGTGAGCAACAGAAGattgattatgaaaataaactaacaaaatataaaaattgaTAAGAagcttttataattatataaagcagaaaagagtGGCTAAATTGAATGTAGGCCCCTTGGAGGacaaggggaaattgatattgggtaatgaggaaatggcagaggctttgaatgactatcttctgttggaagacagtgaatgtcaTGCCAATGTttgaaaaaggatgtaggcaaaaggcaggtaactataggccagttagtacaACACCTGTAgttggaaaatgcttgaagctgtcattaaagaaatagcaaggcatctggaaagaaattgaTCCATGAGGCAGATGCTGTACAAATTCAGCAAAGGTAGGCCCTGTTTGACAaccttactggagttctttgagaatacaatgagcacagtggatcgaggggaacagatggacagcATTTAACttggattcccaagtccctctgcatggcAGCATgcagcaattttttaaaaaatcttttaaatAATCTGCTCCATTTTTTTCCTTCTGAAGTGGAtggccttgcatttaccaacCTACTttcccactcaatttagtatcatcaaacTGGGATATACATTAAACATCTGGAAGAGGTACTGAGTAGTATATGCGAGTTTGCTGATACTAAAatcgagtggaaaagcaaattgtgcagaagatacagagagtctgcagagagacatagataggttaAGCaaatgggcaagggtctggcagatggaatagaatattggtaaatgcaaggctatccactttggaaggagaaaatagaggagcagattatttaaatggtaaaaaactgcagcatgctgccatgcagagggacttgggaatcactgcccagtgaagcagtggaggctatgtcagtaaatgtatttaagagagggttggatagatttttgcatagtaggggaattgagggttacggggaaaggcaggtagatggagacgAGTCCATGGCTAGTTCAGTTATGATcttatcaaatggcagagcaggctcgatgggccagatggcttactcctgctcccaCTTCTCAGCTGTAGATCACCATTACGGCTCCGGAGCTGAGTTTTCATATAGGGCTTGGACCTAATAGTTCGGCCATTGGATCTACAGATggtagacctgctgagttcacccagcCGTTTCTTCATTCCTTCAGTTCAGTGCAAATTACCATTCAGAGTTACATAGGCAGTCTGGTTCCCAGCTACTGCTCTACAGAACACTCCCGTTGCTGCCACGCTGCATGCCAGCTACTAATAGACCACTAATGACTTTGAGCTTACTCTATTCCAAACCCCAACAACCCTATTACCCTTTGGGAAAGGGAGAGAGCCCAGGGGCAATAAAGAGCCACTGGAGAGGCAGCATCAGTCACAACATCAGTTTATTCACCAACGCAAACATCTACAGTTCAATGGATTTGCCTACAGGGCCCGCCCTGTCACCCGTCTCCTGATACCACAAAGCCACAGTGCCGATCAACAGGGACACGGAGAGCAGCGCTGCCCCGGCCGCCACTCCAGGAATGACCCAGGACGGGGAATCaacggcagcatctgtgggaacaaGACAGGGTTAGAGCGGCACTGGATATCGACGCACCCGCCAGTTACAGGCACCCCCTTTACCTCCATCCCCTTGGCGGTGTTCCGTAGACAAGCGTTCCTCATCTTGCAGAATGATGGGTCCAGCAGCTGCCATCAAGACCCCAGCCCGCTCATAGGCGCTTCTTCGCTTCTCTGGAAAGGGGAAAAGAGATAATGGTTTCCAATGGTCGACCAGTCTGACCTTCGAGTGAGGGTGGGGTGGGGCCCGTTTATCGCCAAAGATTACAGGCTGTGGGTGGAAGTTCGAGGTGTTTAGGTCATCGCCAGCACACGATAAAGTGACATCAGGAGTCAGGATGAAGGCGACGCTCATTTCATTCACACTGGACCAGTACAGAGTTAGGACGAGatgaacagcactagtcactgcgAGACCGACACCACGCCAgtaatgtgtacagttctggtcgcctgtTACAGCAAAGACATCAATGAGCTGGAACAGATACCGAGCATCAACGGCAATGAGAGCTTGTTATAGGAGAGGCTGGAACACGTGAGTTGGGATCATAGGAGCCGAGTGGCGGCCTCGGATGCGTATAGAACTACAGCACCGCATTGAGAACAGAACAGTTCGGTGATCAGCCTGCAGCCCAGGGCAGGACTGATTAAAGCGAGGCGACACCGTGTGGGGACTAGTGGAATTACACCGTCAGCTGGCAAATTGGTTTCGTTCATTAACTCATCCAGTGGTCTCTGTGATTACCGTCACCACGCGAACCGCGGACGGTCATTGATGTCTAGGCCACATGGTAAAGGAAAATAAAGGGGATCTGGTCAGCGACCCCAGCCCGCGGAATCCCGGAGTACTTACTGTGACCACAGGGCGCCATGCAGTTCTCCGGAGCAGGGGGCGAACAAACCTCAGCGCTGCAGTGGAAATAAACCTGCAAACGGGGCGGGACAGGACGATCAGTGCCTCGGCACCAGGCAGGAGAATGTTTCTCTGGTCCGTGGGACACACGGGCAAGCAGCCGAGACCCCGGGAGCGCCGGAGAAACTACAGGAAACTCACCTCCCCGCTCAGGGCGCGGGTCGAAAGCCGGTCCCAGAAAGCGAAAGTGTTGACGACGAACCGCTGATGGTGCGTTGGAAAGCGCAAATGGGAAGCCGCGTCCACCGGGACTAGGCGGGTTTTGTAGTTGTCACCAGCGAATGGGCATCTGGAACAGAAAGGGTGGGATCAATGCGCCAGGAGGGTCACAGCAGCTCCCTCCCCAGTCCGATCCTCACCTGTCCACCAGAAGGTCCCAGCGGAGATCCGAATGCGGCTCCGGCCCAGGGGTCGCCCAGCACTCATTGAGAACCAGCACAAGGGACGGGTCGTTGCGGTTCAGGACACGAACCTCTACAAACACAGGGTCTCGCAGCACACTCACGATCGGGTAGTCACGGGCCGCATACCACCTCCTATAGCcgccatctgtggagagaaagatGAGCAGCCACTACTTGCGGGGCAGCCGACATTCGGACACGATTTATCGGGGAGCACTTAATACCTCGCGCTATTCTCAGCTCCAGCAGCAGGGGCCCGATCGCAGTGGCCGGCGGTGGCGGAGAAAGGGTATAAACACGGGGCGTCACCTCGAGGTCGGACTTTTGATCCCCCTGGTAACTGCACCGCACATGGAGCCTGCAAGACAACACAGGTTGCAGTCCCGCTCCTCGCCTCCGCTCACCACTGAAGGTGTTCCCACACTCACCTGAAGGTACTGTCCCGACTCACCGAGCCAAAAGCTCCACCCAAGATCTCAAACTGTCCCAACACGTCCGTTTCGTACACAACCTTTCCTCCGTC
This genomic window contains:
- the LOC134344619 gene encoding zona pellucida sperm-binding protein 4-like, with protein sequence MSGLWVLGLSLFAFCSVQPPSVALPANKCWLSPRFRKVCGFEGISGRQCVLRGCCFEEGNIDVPACFHSLDNIPKCTEDGRVLVAISKDLTLPPVNLSTVYVTSGTGTGAEAECRPTAVSAHAVLFQFALTKCGTTQRVDGGKVVYETDVLGQFEILGGAFGSVSRDSTFRLHVRCSYQGDQKSDLEVTPRVYTLSPPPPATAIGPLLLELRIARDGGYRRWYAARDYPIVSVLRDPVFVEVRVLNRNDPSLVLVLNECWATPGPEPHSDLRWDLLVDRCPFAGDNYKTRLVPVDAASHLRFPTHHQRFVVNTFAFWDRLSTRALSGEVYFHCSAEVCSPPAPENCMAPCGHKKRRSAYERAGVLMAAAGPIILQDEERLSTEHRQGDGDAAVDSPSWVIPGVAAGAALLSVSLLIGTVALWYQETGDRAGPVGKSIEL